A window of the Desulfobacula toluolica Tol2 genome harbors these coding sequences:
- the rpiB gene encoding ribose 5-phosphate isomerase B — protein sequence MDKYKSIIIGSDHAAYELKEKIKAYLIDKGYLVADAGTQSEASVNYVTYGKKVAKAVSNGQYLKGILLCGTGLGMSMVANRFANVRAALCSDIFSAKMSRVHNDSNILVIGGRIVGDVLAFELVQTWLDTGFEGGRHLERIQAIDN from the coding sequence ATGGATAAATACAAGTCCATTATCATTGGAAGTGATCATGCAGCCTATGAATTGAAAGAAAAAATCAAGGCGTATCTCATTGATAAAGGTTATTTGGTTGCAGATGCAGGGACTCAAAGTGAGGCATCTGTAAATTATGTGACCTATGGGAAAAAGGTTGCCAAAGCGGTCTCAAACGGTCAATATTTAAAAGGGATTTTGCTTTGCGGCACCGGGCTTGGCATGTCCATGGTTGCTAACCGGTTTGCAAATGTAAGAGCGGCTCTTTGTTCTGATATTTTTTCAGCAAAGATGAGCCGGGTTCATAATGATTCCAATATCCTGGTTATCGGTGGCCGTATCGTGGGAGATGTTCTGGCATTTGAACTTGTTCAAACCTGGCTGGATACCGGCTTTGAAGGCGGACGCCATCTTGAACGGATTCAAGCAATTGACAATTAG
- a CDS encoding OmpP1/FadL family transporter → MKKPGMMIVIWMVFLMESSVLWAGGADNKTNWSAEYIGILNRNAATDSADIVMYNPAGIMKMENGFYGNVSAHYVAKNYNNKINGHDFDQDKSSIVPGIFTIYKKDKWAGFFGVSNVVGGGKVNFENGNATTNFVRMVLSGGLAPYIDENLKAEAIGLGYTIGGAYSFNDMWSVSLGVRYVKSDRKMKGLVTLPGPFPIDLSFEEEADGFGGIIGINFSPFDALNLGLHYDTKVDLDYEADVKRDFITPAGPLLSSFGVVDGQKRSRNLPAVLAAGVSYKISPKIRAESNLTLYLNNDAGFKDIAGTSRDESAVDNGYDIGIGFEYACTDTLKVTLGYLYTNTGVDAKDMTPELPELDAHTLGSSLGYQMNENLNLIFSLGHVFYKDASFINRFDQPITYEKEITFLAFGIQYKFF, encoded by the coding sequence ATGAAAAAACCAGGCATGATGATTGTTATTTGGATGGTCTTTTTAATGGAATCTTCAGTATTGTGGGCAGGAGGTGCGGACAACAAAACCAATTGGAGCGCTGAATATATCGGCATTCTGAACCGGAATGCTGCAACTGACAGTGCAGATATTGTCATGTATAATCCTGCCGGAATCATGAAAATGGAAAACGGATTTTATGGAAACGTATCCGCCCATTATGTTGCAAAAAACTACAACAATAAAATCAATGGACATGATTTTGATCAGGATAAATCCTCAATTGTCCCCGGCATTTTTACGATATATAAAAAAGATAAATGGGCAGGTTTTTTTGGAGTCTCCAATGTTGTGGGCGGCGGGAAAGTTAACTTTGAAAACGGAAATGCAACTACCAATTTTGTCAGAATGGTCTTAAGCGGGGGCCTGGCCCCTTACATAGATGAGAATCTAAAGGCCGAGGCTATAGGGCTTGGCTATACTATAGGCGGTGCATACTCATTCAATGATATGTGGTCTGTCTCCCTTGGAGTACGATATGTAAAAAGCGACCGAAAAATGAAAGGCCTCGTAACCCTTCCCGGACCTTTTCCCATTGATTTATCGTTTGAGGAAGAGGCGGATGGCTTTGGTGGCATCATCGGGATCAACTTTTCTCCTTTTGATGCCCTGAATTTGGGCCTTCACTATGACACAAAAGTTGACCTGGATTATGAAGCTGACGTAAAAAGGGATTTCATTACCCCGGCAGGACCACTTCTTTCCAGCTTTGGCGTTGTAGATGGCCAGAAAAGAAGCAGGAATCTTCCAGCTGTATTGGCAGCAGGCGTGTCATATAAGATCAGTCCGAAGATAAGAGCTGAAAGCAACCTGACCTTATATCTAAACAACGACGCTGGCTTCAAAGATATTGCCGGAACCTCAAGAGATGAGAGCGCTGTGGATAATGGGTATGATATTGGTATCGGTTTTGAATATGCCTGCACAGACACTTTAAAAGTCACCCTTGGATACCTTTACACAAACACGGGTGTGGATGCCAAAGATATGACCCCGGAATTACCTGAACTTGATGCCCATACCCTTGGCAGCAGCCTGGGATATCAGATGAACGAAAACTTAAACCTGATTTTCAGTTTAGGTCATGTTTTTTATAAAGACGCATCCTTTATAAATCGTTTTGATCAACCCATAACTTATGAAAAAGAGATTACTTTCCTTGCGTTTGGCATCCAGTATAAGTTTTTTTAA
- the amrB gene encoding AmmeMemoRadiSam system protein B produces the protein MEKKEMAFAGSWYPATAEECETSIQGFLKEKQGPCAGSFMGGIVPHAGWYYSGSIACRVIASLKSDEKIDTIILFGAHMHKQSEPFILTHGAVETPFGDIEVDKKLVDKICAGISVRHRAPNKFPDDNTLEVQYPFIKYFYPDAKIVVCGVAPSFFAAVIGSMAVGEAQNLSRNIRIIGSTDMTHYGPDFGFTPAGTGEKAVEWVKNENDQNAIHAMKEMDTSKIIAQGLDHKNMCCAGAAAATVAACKKLGAVKAVELDYATSFEKSASSSFVGYAGMLYELS, from the coding sequence ATGGAAAAGAAAGAGATGGCCTTTGCCGGTTCCTGGTATCCTGCAACGGCTGAGGAGTGTGAAACTTCCATACAAGGCTTTTTAAAAGAAAAACAAGGGCCTTGTGCCGGCAGTTTTATGGGGGGGATTGTTCCCCATGCCGGCTGGTATTATTCAGGATCAATTGCCTGCAGGGTTATTGCTTCTCTTAAGTCTGATGAAAAAATCGATACCATTATTCTGTTTGGCGCTCATATGCACAAGCAGTCCGAACCCTTTATTCTGACCCATGGTGCAGTTGAAACACCTTTCGGAGATATTGAGGTGGACAAAAAATTGGTGGATAAAATTTGCGCAGGTATCAGTGTCCGTCACAGAGCGCCCAATAAATTTCCGGATGACAATACTCTTGAGGTTCAATATCCGTTTATCAAGTATTTTTATCCGGATGCAAAAATAGTGGTCTGCGGTGTTGCACCCTCTTTTTTTGCCGCTGTGATTGGAAGTATGGCAGTGGGTGAGGCACAAAATTTGTCAAGAAATATCAGGATAATCGGGTCCACGGATATGACACACTATGGCCCTGATTTTGGATTTACACCTGCTGGAACCGGTGAAAAAGCAGTGGAATGGGTAAAAAATGAAAATGATCAAAATGCCATCCATGCAATGAAAGAAATGGATACGTCAAAGATTATTGCCCAGGGCCTGGACCATAAGAACATGTGCTGTGCAGGTGCTGCGGCAGCCACAGTTGCAGCCTGCAAAAAACTTGGCGCAGTCAAGGCTGTGGAACTTGACTACGCCACAAGTTTTGAGAAATCTGCTTCCTCAAGTTTTGTAGGATATGCAGGGATGCTTTATGAGTTGTCCTGA
- a CDS encoding DUF2065 domain-containing protein, with protein MKFFLCVIGMVMIVEGLPYFAFPGKMKEMVQVIIGLDEMNLRKFGFVLMLAGLCIVYFAMGGFGPDGFESDGIKLGGF; from the coding sequence ATGAAGTTTTTTCTTTGTGTCATCGGTATGGTAATGATTGTTGAGGGGCTGCCATACTTTGCATTTCCCGGTAAAATGAAAGAAATGGTTCAAGTTATCATAGGGCTTGATGAGATGAATCTTAGAAAGTTCGGTTTTGTTTTGATGCTGGCCGGGCTTTGCATTGTATATTTTGCCATGGGTGGTTTTGGACCAGATGGATTTGAATCAGATGGTATTAAACTGGGTGGGTTCTGA
- the glyA gene encoding serine hydroxymethyltransferase, translated as MGYIKQTDFEIAKIIELEADRQEYELNLIASENTVSPSVMEAQGSILTNKYAEGYPSRRYYGGCEFVDQAEDLAIERAKKLFNVEYANVQPHSGSQANMAVYFALLNPGDRILAMDLSHGGHLTHGAAVSFSGRLYDFAHYGLSPKTQMIDLNKVEDLAKKHQPKLIVAGASAYPRIIDFKGFSDIAKSVGALFMVDMAHIAGLVAAGVHPSPVGFADVITSTTHKTLRGPRGGLILSSEKFAKAIGSQIFPGIQGGPLMHVIAAKAVAFKEALEDSFADYQKQVIKNTAALASVILKRGYKLVSGGTDNHMVLVDFSQRDISGKDAEERLGRAGITVNKNTVPNEKRGPFVTSGIRIGLPLVTSRGMDEAAGKKIATFICDVLDDEKNIEAVARNVRALCIEYPLYVGKSTHD; from the coding sequence ATGGGATATATCAAGCAGACGGATTTTGAAATTGCAAAGATTATTGAACTGGAAGCAGACCGCCAGGAATATGAATTAAATCTGATTGCTTCTGAAAATACGGTTAGTCCTTCAGTAATGGAAGCACAGGGGTCTATATTGACCAATAAGTATGCAGAAGGATATCCTTCCAGGCGGTATTATGGCGGTTGTGAGTTTGTGGATCAGGCAGAGGATCTGGCCATTGAACGGGCTAAAAAGCTGTTCAATGTCGAATATGCAAATGTTCAGCCTCATTCAGGCTCCCAGGCCAATATGGCTGTTTATTTTGCATTGCTGAACCCGGGGGACCGGATTCTTGCCATGGATCTTTCACATGGTGGTCACCTGACCCATGGGGCTGCTGTCAGTTTTTCTGGCAGGTTATATGATTTTGCCCATTACGGATTGTCGCCGAAAACTCAGATGATTGATCTGAATAAGGTTGAAGATCTTGCAAAAAAACATCAGCCCAAGTTGATTGTAGCGGGTGCCAGTGCGTACCCCAGGATTATAGACTTTAAAGGGTTTTCCGATATTGCCAAGTCAGTGGGGGCTCTTTTTATGGTGGATATGGCTCACATTGCAGGGCTTGTGGCAGCCGGTGTTCATCCAAGTCCGGTGGGATTTGCAGATGTGATCACCTCAACCACCCACAAAACCCTGAGAGGGCCTCGAGGCGGTTTGATTCTGTCTTCAGAAAAATTTGCCAAGGCCATCGGCAGCCAGATATTCCCGGGGATTCAGGGCGGACCTTTGATGCATGTGATTGCAGCCAAAGCAGTTGCCTTTAAAGAAGCTTTGGAAGACTCTTTTGCGGATTATCAGAAACAGGTAATCAAAAATACGGCTGCCCTGGCAAGTGTTATACTGAAAAGAGGGTATAAACTTGTTTCCGGTGGAACAGACAATCATATGGTACTGGTTGACTTCAGTCAGCGGGATATTTCCGGTAAGGATGCCGAAGAACGGCTTGGTAGGGCTGGTATCACTGTGAATAAAAATACGGTTCCAAACGAAAAACGCGGCCCCTTTGTCACCAGTGGTATCAGGATCGGGCTTCCCCTTGTTACATCCCGGGGTATGGATGAGGCGGCCGGCAAAAAAATAGCCACCTTTATCTGTGATGTCTTGGATGATGAAAAAAATATTGAAGCCGTGGCAAGAAACGTAAGGGCGCTTTGCATTGAATACCCCTTATATGTCGGCAAATCAACCCATGACTGA
- the tgt gene encoding tRNA guanosine(34) transglycosylase Tgt — protein sequence MLKFKILKQSNKSNGSDHCRARLGTIATDHGVIDTPIFMPVGTLGSVKAVSVEELDNCKAQIILGNTYHLYLRPGCDVIEHMDGLHEFIRWNKPMLTDSGGFQFFSLAKLAKFSDEGVAFQSHIDGSRHMFSPEKAVEIQMILGSDIMMSLDWCIGYPADEKQTMEALNKTTLWAKRGFDFWQEKGAVNNLFGIVQGGMYKHLRTLSAEQLTQIDFPGFAIGGLSVGEPKEFMYEMACHTLPLLPANKPRYIMGVGTPEDLVELVGMGCDMFDCVMPSRNARNGQLFTSKGTINIPNAKFRFDKGPIDTDCNCYTCQNYSRSYLRHLYKSRELLAYRLNTIHNIYYYLDLMEKMRDAIKQDRFLEFKREFYSKRQK from the coding sequence ATGTTGAAATTCAAAATTTTAAAGCAATCCAATAAAAGTAACGGTTCAGATCATTGCAGGGCCAGGCTTGGTACTATTGCAACCGATCATGGTGTTATTGACACCCCTATTTTTATGCCGGTGGGCACTCTGGGTTCAGTGAAGGCCGTCAGTGTTGAAGAGCTTGATAATTGCAAGGCCCAGATTATTCTGGGCAATACCTATCATCTTTATTTAAGGCCGGGGTGTGATGTGATTGAGCATATGGACGGCCTTCATGAATTTATCCGGTGGAATAAACCCATGCTGACCGATTCCGGCGGATTCCAGTTTTTTTCATTGGCAAAGCTGGCTAAATTTTCCGATGAAGGAGTTGCATTCCAATCTCATATTGACGGATCTCGACATATGTTTTCGCCTGAAAAAGCAGTTGAAATCCAAATGATCCTGGGATCGGATATCATGATGTCCCTTGATTGGTGCATTGGGTATCCGGCCGATGAAAAACAGACCATGGAAGCCTTGAACAAGACAACCCTGTGGGCAAAGCGAGGGTTTGATTTCTGGCAGGAAAAAGGGGCTGTGAACAACCTGTTCGGCATTGTACAGGGAGGGATGTACAAGCACCTTCGCACTCTTTCGGCTGAACAATTGACGCAGATTGATTTTCCGGGCTTTGCCATTGGCGGATTAAGTGTTGGTGAACCCAAAGAGTTCATGTATGAAATGGCCTGCCATACCCTGCCGTTGCTGCCGGCTAACAAACCCAGATATATCATGGGGGTGGGCACCCCCGAAGACCTGGTGGAACTTGTGGGAATGGGTTGTGACATGTTTGACTGTGTCATGCCATCAAGAAATGCCAGGAATGGACAGCTGTTCACCTCTAAGGGAACCATAAATATTCCCAATGCAAAATTCAGGTTTGACAAAGGTCCCATTGATACGGATTGTAATTGTTATACCTGTCAAAATTATTCGCGCAGCTATTTGAGGCATTTGTATAAGTCAAGGGAGCTGTTGGCTTACAGACTTAATACCATTCACAATATTTATTATTATCTTGATCTGATGGAAAAAATGCGGGATGCTATTAAACAAGACAGGTTTTTAGAGTTTAAGCGTGAATTTTATTCCAAACGGCAGAAATAA
- the hypB gene encoding hydrogenase nickel incorporation protein HypB gives MEINIQKRVLEANDTQADMNKKFFKDRNVFVLNMMSSPGSGKTETLCKTLAKLMPMIRVGVIVGDICTTNDAERLEVTGAKVTQINTDQFGGDCHLAAHLVLASARRLGCEDLDLLIVENIGNLVCPAEFDIGEDARAVVLSVTEGEDKPLKYPLMFRVADIAILNKIDLLPYLDFDAGLVKDNMKQVHPGLPVFEISAKTEKGFGPWLEWLRIKVFEKTGKGL, from the coding sequence ATGGAAATAAATATTCAAAAAAGAGTTCTTGAAGCAAATGACACACAAGCTGATATGAACAAAAAGTTTTTTAAAGATCGGAATGTGTTTGTGTTGAACATGATGTCATCTCCTGGTTCAGGAAAAACCGAGACCCTTTGTAAAACCCTGGCAAAATTGATGCCTATGATAAGGGTAGGGGTGATTGTGGGCGATATATGCACTACCAATGATGCAGAGAGGCTTGAAGTCACGGGTGCCAAAGTCACCCAGATCAATACGGATCAGTTTGGCGGGGACTGCCACCTGGCGGCCCATCTGGTTCTTGCTTCGGCAAGGCGGTTGGGATGTGAAGACCTTGATCTTCTTATCGTAGAAAATATCGGGAATCTTGTGTGTCCGGCTGAATTTGATATTGGTGAAGATGCAAGGGCTGTAGTGCTAAGTGTTACTGAAGGAGAAGACAAACCATTGAAATATCCCCTGATGTTCAGGGTGGCGGACATCGCTATTTTAAATAAAATTGACTTGTTGCCTTACCTTGATTTTGATGCCGGGCTGGTAAAAGATAATATGAAACAGGTGCATCCGGGCCTGCCTGTATTTGAGATTTCAGCCAAGACTGAAAAAGGCTTTGGGCCATGGCTTGAGTGGCTTAGAATAAAGGTGTTTGAAAAAACAGGAAAAGGCCTTTGA
- the acpP gene encoding acyl carrier protein has product MTVETKVKKVIAEKIPDIDIEDVVPEASLIEDLGADSLTIVELVMSMEEIFEIEIDDDDAEKLLTVQDAIDFIKAKS; this is encoded by the coding sequence ATGACCGTTGAAACAAAAGTTAAAAAAGTGATCGCAGAAAAGATACCTGATATTGATATTGAGGATGTTGTCCCGGAAGCCTCTTTGATCGAAGATTTAGGCGCTGATTCCCTGACAATCGTTGAATTGGTCATGTCAATGGAAGAAATTTTTGAAATTGAAATTGATGATGATGACGCTGAAAAACTGCTCACGGTTCAGGATGCCATTGATTTTATCAAAGCAAAATCTTAA
- the queA gene encoding tRNA preQ1(34) S-adenosylmethionine ribosyltransferase-isomerase QueA, translating into MFQLSDYAYDLPPQKIAQTPCKNRSNSRLLHLDRNSGIVAHHQFDDILTLLKDDDLLVINNTKVVPARLFGQKETGGKIEVLIIDYAAGMKHLEKTGFFQCDCLVKASKSPKKGARLYLADTVEARVEQVKGNVFEIRFLNGDKFSDFLKKSGKIPLPPYIKREDPSSGQTDPDDYQTIYASNEGAVAAPTAGLHFTNSLMADLKKKGIEFAPITLHVGYGTFVPVRVQDIREHQIHSEYFSLSKDSADKINRAKHQNRRIVAVGTTSVRTLEFLSDETGFVTAQTGQCDLFIYPGYTFKCVDAMITNFHLPESTLLMLISAFYSREHILDAYQEAINKDYRFFSYGDAMLIE; encoded by the coding sequence ATGTTTCAATTATCCGACTATGCCTATGATCTGCCACCTCAAAAAATTGCACAGACACCCTGTAAAAACAGAAGTAACTCCCGGTTGCTTCACTTGGACAGGAACTCCGGGATTGTTGCCCATCATCAGTTTGACGATATTCTCACATTGCTCAAAGATGATGATCTTCTGGTGATCAATAATACAAAGGTGGTTCCGGCACGGCTGTTTGGCCAGAAAGAGACGGGTGGTAAAATTGAAGTTTTGATTATTGATTATGCCGCTGGAATGAAGCATCTTGAAAAAACCGGTTTTTTTCAGTGCGATTGCCTGGTTAAGGCGTCAAAAAGTCCGAAAAAAGGGGCCAGGCTCTATTTGGCAGATACAGTTGAAGCAAGGGTTGAACAGGTAAAGGGAAATGTTTTTGAAATCAGATTTTTAAATGGAGATAAATTTTCAGACTTTCTGAAAAAATCGGGTAAAATTCCTCTGCCGCCTTATATAAAAAGGGAAGATCCCTCTTCAGGCCAAACTGATCCTGATGACTACCAGACGATTTATGCATCCAACGAGGGTGCGGTTGCCGCTCCCACTGCAGGACTTCATTTTACAAATTCCCTGATGGCGGATTTAAAGAAAAAAGGTATTGAATTTGCCCCCATTACCCTTCATGTCGGGTATGGTACATTTGTGCCGGTAAGAGTACAAGATATCAGGGAGCATCAGATTCATTCAGAGTATTTTTCCTTGTCCAAAGATAGCGCAGATAAGATCAACAGGGCCAAGCATCAAAATCGCCGCATTGTTGCAGTAGGGACCACAAGTGTCAGAACTTTGGAGTTTCTTTCCGATGAAACCGGCTTTGTCACGGCACAAACCGGTCAGTGCGATCTTTTTATATATCCTGGTTACACCTTTAAATGCGTGGATGCCATGATTACCAATTTTCACCTTCCTGAATCCACTTTATTGATGCTGATATCCGCTTTCTACAGCAGGGAGCATATATTGGACGCATACCAGGAAGCCATAAACAAGGATTATCGATTTTTCAGTTATGGTGATGCCATGCTGATCGAATAA
- a CDS encoding hydrogenase maturation nickel metallochaperone HypA/HybF, whose amino-acid sequence MHEMGIAQQLVKIAIDAIPEDIENPKVEILNLKIGKLASVVEHSLSFCFEIIAQNTPLATARLNIDFIPVKVLCKSCGNTWEVTGPVFKCLFCEDGDVQMLTGREIEITSLELSDE is encoded by the coding sequence ATGCACGAGATGGGGATTGCCCAGCAATTGGTTAAGATTGCCATAGACGCTATTCCTGAAGATATTGAAAATCCAAAGGTTGAAATTTTGAATCTGAAAATCGGGAAACTTGCATCCGTGGTTGAACACAGTTTGAGCTTCTGTTTTGAAATTATCGCACAAAATACGCCCCTGGCAACTGCCAGGCTTAACATTGACTTTATTCCGGTAAAGGTTCTGTGTAAATCCTGTGGCAACACATGGGAAGTTACGGGGCCTGTGTTTAAATGCCTTTTTTGTGAGGATGGCGATGTTCAAATGCTCACTGGAAGGGAAATAGAGATCACGTCCCTGGAGCTTAGCGATGAATAA
- the gltX gene encoding glutamate--tRNA ligase, whose amino-acid sequence MDTIITRFPPSPTGYLHIGGARTALFNWLYARKKKGKFVLRIEDTDAARSTEESVDAILESLEWLGIDWDEGPYFQTQRYDIYNEYIEKLIKSGAAYYCSCTPEEIDAMREEAKANGQKPMYNGKCRNRNLEKADNTVVRLKTPDSGVTIVQDVVKGATSFQNSEIDDFIIRRSDGSAMYNLAVVIDDLTMGINTIIRGDDHLINTPKQMLIYQALGAEMPVFGHVPMVLGADKSRLSKRHGAMSVGEYKKMGFLPDAMINYLVRLGWSHGDQEFFTRDDLIEKFNLEHLGRSASMFDTDKLTALNAKHIQSKSPAELADHLLFHLKELGIDAQNNAFTQGVIETLQPRSKTLVEMAQGAVFYYLDEVQFDEKAAKKFLKPDVLDMLQKSAGYIKGLEAYTQEALENVFKQIMEETDLKFGKIAQPLRVAITGTTVSPGIFEMLLALGKEKTVQRIEAAIRLIQDNS is encoded by the coding sequence ATGGATACAATCATCACACGATTTCCCCCCTCCCCAACCGGATACCTTCACATTGGCGGGGCAAGGACAGCTCTGTTTAACTGGCTGTATGCACGAAAAAAAAAGGGAAAATTTGTTTTAAGAATCGAAGATACTGATGCGGCAAGATCCACAGAAGAGTCAGTGGATGCAATACTCGAATCCCTGGAATGGCTCGGCATTGACTGGGACGAAGGCCCCTATTTTCAAACCCAAAGATATGACATCTATAATGAATACATAGAAAAATTGATCAAATCAGGGGCAGCCTACTATTGTTCGTGTACGCCTGAAGAGATTGATGCCATGAGGGAAGAGGCAAAGGCCAACGGACAAAAACCCATGTACAACGGCAAGTGCAGAAACAGAAATCTCGAAAAAGCGGACAATACCGTTGTTCGACTTAAAACCCCTGATTCCGGCGTAACCATTGTCCAGGACGTTGTAAAAGGTGCGACATCTTTTCAAAATTCGGAAATAGACGACTTTATTATCAGAAGAAGCGACGGATCTGCCATGTACAACCTGGCCGTGGTGATTGATGACCTGACAATGGGGATCAACACCATTATCCGGGGGGACGACCATTTAATCAACACCCCGAAACAGATGCTGATATACCAGGCCCTTGGCGCAGAAATGCCGGTTTTCGGACATGTTCCCATGGTTCTGGGAGCCGACAAATCACGCCTGAGCAAGCGGCATGGTGCCATGTCCGTTGGAGAATACAAAAAAATGGGATTTTTGCCTGATGCCATGATCAATTACCTGGTCCGCCTGGGATGGTCTCATGGTGACCAGGAATTTTTCACAAGAGACGACCTCATTGAAAAGTTTAACCTGGAACACCTGGGCAGATCCGCATCAATGTTTGACACGGACAAACTAACAGCTCTGAACGCCAAGCATATTCAAAGTAAAAGCCCGGCTGAACTGGCAGACCATCTCTTGTTTCATCTCAAAGAGTTGGGGATTGATGCACAAAACAATGCCTTTACCCAGGGGGTTATTGAAACCCTTCAACCCAGAAGTAAAACCCTTGTTGAAATGGCACAGGGCGCTGTTTTTTATTACCTGGATGAGGTTCAGTTTGATGAAAAAGCAGCTAAAAAATTTCTAAAACCTGACGTACTGGATATGCTGCAAAAATCAGCCGGTTATATCAAAGGCCTTGAAGCGTATACCCAGGAAGCACTTGAAAACGTGTTCAAACAGATCATGGAAGAAACCGACCTCAAATTCGGAAAAATTGCCCAGCCGTTAAGGGTTGCCATCACCGGAACAACAGTGAGCCCGGGCATTTTTGAAATGCTTCTGGCCCTTGGCAAAGAAAAAACCGTTCAAAGGATTGAAGCAGCTATACGGCTTATTCAGGACAACTCATAA
- the rpmF gene encoding 50S ribosomal protein L32, producing MAVPKQKSSKARGRKRRTHYKVSAPTVSVCPECQEPKLPHAACPECGAYKGRNINAQADDNE from the coding sequence ATGGCAGTTCCAAAACAAAAGAGTTCCAAGGCAAGAGGCAGAAAAAGACGCACACATTACAAGGTAAGCGCTCCCACAGTGAGCGTATGTCCGGAATGCCAGGAACCCAAGCTTCCCCATGCAGCCTGCCCGGAATGTGGTGCGTATAAAGGCAGAAATATAAATGCTCAGGCTGACGACAACGAATAG